From Strigops habroptila isolate Jane chromosome 1, bStrHab1.2.pri, whole genome shotgun sequence, a single genomic window includes:
- the BOP1 gene encoding ribosome biogenesis protein BOP1 — MAQASRAPRRSRTLEDDSSLEENKALLAQNEYEEDSSDEEDIRNTVGNIPMEWYQDFPHIGYDLEGKKIYKPIRNKDELDMFLEKMENPDYWRTVQDKMTGADIKLTDEQIDLVHRLQKGQFGDVHFNPYEPAVDFFTHEVMIHPVTNRPADKRSFIPSLIEKEKVSKLVHAIKMGWIKPRKPKDDTPTYYDLWAHEDPNSILGRHKMHVPAPKMKLPGHEESYNPPPEYLLSEEERLAWEQQEPAQRRLSFVPQQHRSLRAVPAFPRFIHERFERCLDLYLCPRQRKMRVNVDPEDLIPKLPKPRDLQPFPTTQALVYRGHTSLVRCLSISPSGQWLVSGSDDGSVRFWEVSTARCMKTLPVGGVVKSVAWNPNPTICLVAICVEQSVLLVNPCLGDKLLYGATDQLLESFVPPEEERVQPVQWVPATMEEHSKGIRLVVQHSKAVKQVTWHGKGDYFASVVSDNSNMQVLIHQSSKRWSQNPFRRSKGLVQCVLFHPIRPYFFVATQRYVRVYNLLKQELTKKLMTNCKWVSSMAIHPGGDNIICGSYDSKLAWFDLDLSTRPYQLLRHHKRALRSVAFHKHYPLFASGSDDGSVIVCHGMVYNDLLQNPLLVPVKVLKGHVLTLDLGVLDVLFHPTQPWVFSSGADGTIRLYT; from the exons GACATCCGCAACACGGTGGGCAACATCCCCATGGAGTGGTACCAGGACTTCCCACACATCGGCTACGACCTGGAGGGCAAGAAGATCTACAAACCCATCCGGAACAAGGACGAGCTGGACATGTTCTTGGAGAAGATGGAGAACCCCGACTACTG GAGAACGGTGCAGGACAAGATGACGGGTGCAGACATAAAGCTGACAGACGAGCAGATTGACCTGGTGCATCGGCTCCAGAAAGGGCAGTTTGGGGATGTCCACTTCAACCCCTACGAG CCCGCCGTTGATTTCTTCACCCACGAGGTCATGATCCACCCGGTGACCAATCGCCCTGCGGACAAGAGGAGCTTCATCCCCTCCCTCATCGAGAAGGAGAAG gtCTCCAAGCTAGTCCATGCCATCAAGATGGGCTGGATCAAGCCTCGGAAGCCCAAGGATGACACACCAACATACTACGACCTGTGGGCTCATGAGGATCCCAACTCCATCCTGGGCCGCCACAAGATGCACGTCCCAGCTCCCAAGATGAAGCTGCCTGGGCATGAGGAGTCCTACAACCCCCCTCCCGAGTACCTGCTCAGCGAGGAGGAG AGGCTGGcgtgggagcagcaggagccggCGCAGCGGAGGCTGAGCTTCGTGCCGCAGCAGCACCGCAGCCTGCGGGCAGTGCCCGCCTTCCCCCGCTTCATCCACGAGCGCTTCGAGCGCTGCCTCGACCTCTACCTCTGCCCGCGCCAGAGGAAGATGAGG GTCAACGTGGATCCAGAGGATCTCATCCCCAAGCTGCCAAAACCACGGGATCTGCAGCCCTTCCCGACCACCCAGGCCCTG GTCTACCGTGGCCACACGAGCCTGGTGCGGTGCCTCAGCATCAGTCCCAGTGGGCAGTGGCTGGTGTCAG GCTCTGACGACGGCTCCGTGCGGTTCTGGGAGGTGAGCACCGCTCGGTGCATGAAGACCCTGCCCGTTGGAGGGGTGGTGAAGAGCGTCGCCTGGAACCCCAACCCCACCATCTGCCTGGTGGCCATCTGCGT GGAGCAGTCGGTGCTGCTGGTGAACCCCTGCCTTGGGGACAAGCTGCTCTATGGGGCCACTGACCAGCTCCTCGAGTCCTTCGTGCCACCAGAGGAGGAGCGGGTCCAGCCTGTCCAGTGGGTGCCGGCTACCATGGAGGAGCACAGCAAAGGCATCCGGCTGGTTGTCCAGCACAGCAAG GCGGTGAAGCAGGTCACCTGGCACGGCAAAGGGGACTACTTCGCCAGCGTCGTGTCCGACAACAGCAACATGCAGGTGCTGATCCACCAGAGCAGCAAGCGCTGGAGCCAGAACCCCTTCCGCCGGAGCAAGGGGCTGGTGCAGTGCGTCCTCTTCCACCCCATCCGGCCCTACTTCTTCGTGGCCACCCAGCGCTACGTCCGGGTCTACAACCTCCTCAAGCAGGAGCTCACCAAGAAGCTGATGACCAACTGCAAGTGGGTGTCCAGCATGGCCATCCACCCTGGAG GTGACAACATCATCTGTGGGAGCTACGACAGCAAACTGGCCTGGTTCGACCTGGACCTCTCCACCAGACCCTACCAGCTGCTGAG gcacCACAAGAGAGCCCTGCGGAGCGTGGCCTTCCACAAGCACTACCCGCTCTTCGCCTCGGGCTCGGACGACGGCTCCGTCATCGTTTGCCATGGGATGGTCTACAA CGACCTCCTGCAGAACCCGCTGCTGGTGCCCGTGAAGGTGCTCAAGGGCCACGTGCTGACGCTGGACCTGGGTGTCCTCGACGTGCTCTTCCACCCCACCCAGCCCTGGGTCTTCTCCTCCGGCGCCGATGGCACCATCCGGCTCTACACGTAG